In the genome of Persephonella sp. KM09-Lau-8, one region contains:
- a CDS encoding nitrous oxide reductase accessory protein NosL — protein sequence MIKNKIIKIILLIMAPAAIFLFTEGCQKKEIKPVPINYGQDECAYCRMKVTDPRYGSELLLKTGKAYKFDSVECLAAFYLEYKDKEKIHSLWVPDFLTKKFIPAEKALYLRAKDLPSPMGMNLSAFENRQELEKVKQKYGGEILNWKQVLQLVKKEWIENKDKMHKHKHMNM from the coding sequence ATGATTAAAAACAAAATAATAAAAATTATTTTACTCATAATGGCTCCAGCGGCCATTTTTTTATTTACAGAAGGTTGCCAAAAAAAAGAAATTAAACCTGTTCCAATTAATTATGGGCAGGATGAATGTGCATACTGCCGAATGAAAGTCACAGATCCAAGGTATGGATCAGAATTACTCCTAAAAACAGGAAAAGCATACAAATTTGATAGTGTAGAATGTCTTGCAGCATTTTATTTAGAATACAAAGACAAAGAAAAAATACATTCCCTATGGGTTCCGGACTTTTTAACTAAAAAGTTCATCCCTGCTGAAAAAGCGCTATATCTGAGAGCAAAGGATTTACCAAGCCCTATGGGTATGAATCTGTCTGCATTTGAAAACAGACAGGAATTAGAAAAAGTAAAACAAAAATATGGTGGAGAAATACTAAACTGGAAACAAGTTCTCCAGCTTGTAAAAAAAGAATGGATAGAAAATAAAGATAAAATGCATAAACATAAACATATGAACATGTAA